A single genomic interval of Stieleria maiorica harbors:
- a CDS encoding aldose 1-epimerase family protein, which translates to MAHCHRLWILTALWFVLPALSVCAQQRYVLTSAEQNIHQERWRLNGGQWSVEKKTLHGGKQEGVDLITIDNGVLEIDLIPTRGMSIYEIRSGDIRLGWDSPVENIVHPGLIDLESRGGLGWLEGFNEWMVRCGLEFAGHPGTDEWENAGGGTTTMDLSLHGKIGNIPASEVEVIIDSDAPHRIRIRGVVYEKFFYGPKLKLTTEVSVVPGQDSFRINDTIENLGTQDQEFQIIYHANFGAPLLGDGAKVHAAVKSIAPMDRHAAENIDNYATYLPPTTGFVEQVYLVEPLTDENGATVAVLQNAAGDRAASMHWTPEQLPYLTIWKNTAATADGYVTGIEPGTGYPYNRKIERAAGRVPKLAPGQTRQFTLDIGLHRGQENVAAIVDAVKSIQGDRQPVVKREPEAVVSGQ; encoded by the coding sequence ATGGCACATTGCCACCGATTATGGATTCTGACTGCCCTGTGGTTCGTGTTGCCGGCGCTGTCGGTCTGCGCCCAGCAGCGATACGTGTTGACGAGTGCCGAGCAGAACATTCACCAGGAACGTTGGCGGCTTAACGGCGGGCAATGGTCGGTCGAAAAGAAAACCCTGCACGGCGGAAAACAAGAGGGCGTGGACCTGATCACGATTGACAACGGTGTCTTGGAAATCGACCTGATCCCCACACGTGGCATGAGCATTTATGAAATCCGATCGGGCGACATCCGACTGGGTTGGGACTCACCGGTGGAAAACATCGTGCATCCGGGGTTGATCGATTTAGAGAGTCGAGGCGGGCTGGGATGGTTGGAAGGATTCAATGAGTGGATGGTCCGCTGCGGGCTGGAGTTTGCCGGGCACCCGGGGACCGACGAATGGGAAAATGCCGGCGGCGGGACCACGACGATGGACCTGTCCTTACACGGAAAGATCGGCAATATTCCCGCCAGCGAAGTCGAAGTCATTATCGATTCGGACGCGCCGCACCGGATTCGCATTCGCGGGGTCGTCTATGAAAAGTTCTTCTACGGACCGAAGTTGAAATTGACCACCGAAGTTTCCGTCGTGCCCGGGCAAGACAGCTTCCGCATCAACGACACCATTGAAAACCTGGGCACCCAGGACCAGGAGTTTCAAATCATCTATCACGCCAACTTCGGTGCCCCGTTGCTGGGCGACGGCGCGAAGGTGCACGCGGCGGTCAAGTCGATCGCCCCGATGGACCGGCACGCCGCCGAAAACATTGACAACTATGCGACCTATCTGCCGCCGACAACGGGATTTGTCGAACAGGTCTATCTGGTCGAACCGCTAACCGACGAGAACGGAGCAACCGTCGCAGTGCTGCAAAACGCGGCCGGCGACCGAGCCGCATCGATGCACTGGACTCCCGAGCAGTTGCCCTACCTGACGATCTGGAAGAACACGGCGGCAACCGCAGACGGTTACGTGACCGGAATCGAACCGGGGACGGGTTACCCCTACAACCGCAAGATCGAACGTGCCGCCGGACGAGTCCCCAAACTCGCCCCCGGTCAAACGCGACAGTTCACCCTGGACATCGGATTGCACCGCGGCCAAGAAAACGTCGCCGCGATCGTCGACGCCGTCAAATCAATCCAAGGCGATCGGCAACCGGTGGTCAAACGTGAGCCCGAAGCAGTGGTGTCCGGCCAATAG
- a CDS encoding DUF1501 domain-containing protein — MDSLTNQRRKFLLGTGYGLGAAALSTLMNPELVGTAHAAPAASNPGLPQFPNFAPKAKRIIYLFMAGGPSHIDTFDYKPEMRKFHGQELPDSVRQGQRLTGMTSGQSSFPCVAPMFDFERFGDHGTWVNKDILPYTSGIVDDITIIKSMHTEAVNHDPAITYINTGVQQQGKPALGSWLSYGLGSENDNMPAYIVMISRGRGQLQALYDRLWGSGFLPARHQGVKLRSSGEPVLYLNNPPGIDRDSRRSMLNGLNELNQVAYDKFADPETQARISQYEMAFRMQSEVPDLMAIEKEPQHVLDLYGDDVQKPGSFARNCLLARRMVQQGVRYVQLFHRGWDQHGSLPSKIREQCKDIDQPAAALIKDLKQRGMLDDTLVVWGGEFGRTIYSQGKLTPDNHGRDHHGRCFSIWMAGAGIKRGFEYGMTDDHSYNILNNTGVHIRDMNATILHQLGIDHQKLTFKFQGLDQRLTGVEEPAHVVHQILA, encoded by the coding sequence ATGGACTCCCTGACCAACCAGCGCCGAAAGTTCCTGCTCGGCACCGGATACGGACTGGGGGCGGCCGCGCTCAGTACGCTGATGAATCCCGAATTGGTCGGCACCGCCCACGCCGCCCCGGCGGCCTCCAATCCGGGCTTGCCGCAGTTTCCGAACTTCGCTCCCAAGGCCAAGCGGATCATCTATCTGTTCATGGCCGGCGGCCCCAGCCATATCGACACGTTCGATTACAAGCCGGAAATGCGAAAGTTTCACGGCCAAGAGCTGCCTGATTCGGTCCGCCAAGGCCAGCGGCTGACCGGAATGACCAGCGGCCAAAGCTCGTTCCCTTGCGTCGCGCCGATGTTCGATTTTGAACGCTTCGGCGATCACGGCACCTGGGTCAACAAAGACATCCTGCCGTACACGTCCGGCATCGTTGATGACATCACGATCATCAAATCGATGCACACCGAAGCGGTGAATCACGACCCCGCGATCACGTATATCAATACGGGAGTCCAGCAACAGGGGAAACCTGCACTCGGATCGTGGCTCAGCTACGGTCTGGGCAGCGAAAACGACAACATGCCCGCGTACATCGTGATGATTTCACGTGGCCGAGGCCAACTGCAAGCTCTCTATGACCGACTGTGGGGTTCGGGTTTTTTGCCGGCCCGTCACCAGGGCGTCAAGCTTCGCAGCAGCGGCGAACCGGTCTTGTATCTGAACAACCCGCCGGGGATCGACCGCGATTCGCGACGCAGCATGCTGAACGGTTTAAACGAGCTGAATCAGGTGGCGTACGACAAGTTCGCCGACCCGGAAACCCAGGCCCGGATCTCACAGTACGAAATGGCGTTTCGCATGCAGAGCGAAGTGCCGGATCTGATGGCGATCGAAAAGGAGCCGCAGCACGTGTTGGATCTGTACGGCGACGACGTTCAAAAGCCGGGCAGCTTTGCCAGGAATTGTCTGCTCGCGCGCCGCATGGTGCAGCAAGGCGTGCGCTACGTCCAGCTGTTCCACCGCGGCTGGGATCAACACGGATCATTGCCCTCGAAGATCCGCGAGCAATGCAAAGACATCGACCAGCCGGCGGCCGCTTTGATCAAGGACTTGAAACAGCGCGGGATGTTGGACGACACCTTGGTGGTCTGGGGCGGCGAGTTCGGTCGCACGATCTATTCCCAGGGAAAACTCACTCCGGACAACCACGGACGGGACCATCACGGACGTTGCTTTTCGATCTGGATGGCCGGCGCTGGAATCAAGCGTGGATTCGAATACGGCATGACCGACGACCACAGTTACAACATTCTCAATAACACCGGCGTGCACATCCGTGACATGAACGCCACGATTCTGCACCAACTGGGGATCGACCACCAAAAGTTGACCTTCAAATTCCAAGGGCTCGATCAACGCTTGACCGGTGTCGAAGAACCGGCCCACGTCGTCCACCAGATCCTGGCGTAA